GTTGGCCATCGTGTCCCTGCTGGTGCTCTGCCTTGGCGTGATCGTGCTGTTCAATACCGGGCAGACGGTGTCGAAGAAGGTCGAGCTGGTGAATACCGCGGACGCCGCTGCCTACAGCGTGGGCGTGGAGCAGGCCCGCGCGTTCAACCTCATCGCCTACATGAACCGCGCCACCGTGGCGAACCAGGTCGCCGTGGCGCAGATGGTGAGCTGGTATTCCTGGACCAATTTCATGCTGCGCGGCACGGACAACTTCAAGGATGCGGTGCAGGCCATAGCGATCCTGTTCGACATCAGTATCGTCGGCGCGGAAGTGGGTGCAGCCTTGCAGGAAATCGTCTCCGCGCTGAGCGAGGTGAAGACGGCGGTGCAGGAGCTCCGCGACGGCATGCAGGTGGCGTTCTCCGCGGGAGTAACCGCCATCAGTGCGCTGGACGCCGCCTATTCCGATGCATCGCAACTGATCGCGATCGGCGAGCCGCAATCGTCGTTGCTGCTGGCGCGCAAGATCGTCCAGCTCAATACGGACAACAAGGCCACGGTCGGCGTACGAGGGATGGGGCTGCTCGAAACCGATGCGATCGCGGCCGCGCAGTACGCCAAGCGGTACACCATCCCCACGGCGGGTCGCCGCACGGCGGATGCCGATCGCCTGGCGAACGTGGTGATGGAAGCGCGCGATGGTTTTTCGAAGAAGCGCGACGGCGGCATCGGCCCCATCCACAAGCGCGGCGGTACCGATCTGGTCAATTACCGCGACTGGGTGGGCGTGGATACGCTGAACGTGAAGTTTCGTTCATTCATTCCACCGGTGAAGATAGACGTGCCCCTGGCCTGGGGCGGCGCAGCCGCGGTGGCACGAACGCCCGCGTCGTTCCGCTCGGTGGCATCGCCCGGCATCAACAACGGCCGCGGCTGGGATTCGCCCTATGAAATCGATCGCGGCCACTACAGCCGCTATGCCGATGGCCTGGACAACAACGCCGCGAGCGGGCGCGTGCTGTCGTCGCCAGCGATGGGCGGCACGAGCAAGGCATGGCTGAAGAGCTATTCAGGCACTTCTCCCGGCCTGCAGGATTACAACGACGTGGCCGCCGACAAGGCGACCGTACCCTACGACAACGGCCGCAGCGCCATGCAGAACGGAGTGAACAAGGTCGATGTCGGGCCCGTCTTCACCGTGCTGGTCGAGCAGCCCATGAACACCGTGCGCACCAGCGAGAACGTGCAGGGCATCGGTGGTCCACCCGATTTCCAGACCAAGGACCAGGCAGTCGCCGACAACATGACGGCGCTGTCTTCCGCGCAGGTCTATTTCAGCCGTCCGCGCGAACTGTTCGCCAACGTGATCGATTCGCGCCGCGAACTGGGCAGCCTGTTCAGTCCGTACTGGCAAGTGCGTCTGATCGATACGCCATGCACCGTGCGCCAGGAAGTAGCCGTGAGTTACGGCACCGTGGCGCCGTGCGTGAAATGACGAAGTGAACCCTGGCCAAGCCTTTGAGGAAATCCATGCCGCAACGTTCGACGACCTGGTGGGTGTCCGCCCTGATCATTCTTCCGCTGGCCGCCTGCTCCGCCAGCAGCAATCACGAGGCGACCGACAACGCCAGCGGCTCCTCCGACGCGGCCAGCGCCACGCCGCCGATCCACGTCAGGCAGACCATGGTGGTGCTGCGCGACGGCCAGCCGGCCAGCGAACAGAACTATCGACAGGCGCTCGCCGATTGCCGCAAGGGGCCGTTCCCCACGCAGCCGCTCGGAGACGACGTGGCGGGCAAGCTGGGACGCACGTTCTACGACGTGTGGTACGAGGGCGCGCGCGTGTCCGAGCATGCGGAGCGCTGGGACTACGAGACGACCGGTACGTGCCAATTCAAACTCGTGCATGAGTCGACGCTGGCCATCATCAAACCCGGCGAAGCGGTGACGGTCGATCTGATCGGCAAGACCGGCACGCGGCAGCCTTCCGACGGCGTGATGCGTGAAACAAGGGTGGACGACGGCGACGACAAGGCCGCCAAACCGGCGGACAGCGATGACGACGCGGCGCTGCGCGCAGCCGTGGCAGCACAGCTGAGCAAGCAGGGGAAGGGCGACCTCATGGCGCATGCCGGAGGCACGGATACCGCCGCAGGCCAGCCCTGCAAGCGGCTCGACCAGCCTGGCATCGGTGAATCCTGCGTGTGGAGCGGCGGCAGGAAGTGGGGCTTTTCGTCCGATGTGGTGGATGACACCGAGGGGCTCAATGGCCGGCTCGACAGCATCCTGCTGTGGCGCCATCCGCCGCAGGGCACCGGCAAGCAGTGGACCACGGAAAAAATGACGGTGGGCGAAGCCATCGACGGCAAGGTGTTCGAGGTGCCGTCCGGCATAGCGGTGTCCGCCACGAATTGACGTTGGATGTCCCGGGAGGGAGCTATGGAAGCGAAGCAGCGGAACGGGCGACACAGGCGACAAGGATCGGGGCGTCGCGAGCGCGGGCAGAGCCTGGTCGAGATGGCGGTGGCCTGCATCGTGCTCGTGCCGTTGGCCGCCGGCGTGATGTTGCTTGGCCAGTACATCCATGTGAAGCAGCAGACGCAGGCAGCCGCACGCCAGGCCGCATGGGCGGCCACGGCGGACCGCACGCTGCTTAGCGAGCAATTGCCGGCGCGAGGCCGTGTCGAGCAGGATCTTCGGGTGCGCCAGTATGGCGATGCCAAGGAAAAGCTTCGCAGCGGGCAAAGCGCGCCGCGCCAGTTCAGCGACGCCATGCTCACCACATTCGCGGGCAACGAACTGCTCAAGCCGAACGCGGTGACCCTGCAGGTATACAAGCAGGAGAGTTCGCCCGGCTTTCTCGACAAGGGGCTGGCGATCGTCGGCAAGGCGACGAAGTCGCTGGGCAATCTGCCGCCGAACACCAAGGGCCTGGTCACCGCCGAAGTGCACGCCAAGCCGGAAGTGATTCTGGGCAGGGACGGCAGTCCGCTCGCCTATCTCGATCCGCTGGACACCATGAAGCTCGACTTCTCCTCGAAGACCGTGCTGTTGGCCGATGCATGGGATGCCGCCGGCGGCGGCGAGGATCGGAATGGCAAAGGCATCAGTGGTGCCAGCAACCGCACGGTGCGCAACGTGATCCGACCGCTGGTGCCCACGTCGCTGGTGGGCGACAAGTTCGACGACGCCACCAACAACGTGATGCACCTGCTGGGCAGCATTCCGTTCGTCAACGACATCTTTACGCCCGGCTTCGACCAGTTCGAGCTCGGCAAGATGGCACCGGACGTGGTCCCGTCCGACAAGCTGGTGAAGTATGCGGACAAGCGCTAGACACCTGCTTGCCTGGGCGGCCTGTACGGCACTGCCTTCTGTCGCATTGGCAGGCTCCTGGCCGAGCGCGCCCCTGCCGGCCGGGACGCGCACGGACGAAGTCGCGCAGCACATCGTTTTCAACGGCCTGGACATGCGTGCGCAGACGTTTACCTCGTCGCATAGCCAGGACGACCTGGTCGAGTTCTACCGCACAGCCTGGGACAAGGAGGTAGTGGTCAATCGCCTGGGTCCGGCCCAGGTCATCGGCCATCGCGACGGCGACTACTACATCACCGTGCAGGTAAGCAGCAGCGGTTCGGGAAGCAAGGGCAACATCGGGATCGTGGATGTGGCCGATGCGCCGAAGCATTTCGTGCCCGGCAAGGGCCTGCCGGCGCCCGCGGGATCCAAGGTGTTCAACGACATCGCCTATCCCGACGACAGCGTGCCTGCGCGCACGGTGGCCATGCGCAACAGCTTGTCGCCCGCGCAGAACACGGCGTATTTCCGCGAACACCTGGTGGCGGACGGCTGGAAGGTGGACGACGCAGGCACCTGTGGCGCGGCCAACTGCGTCATGCGCTACGAACGTGGCGACAGCAAGCTCACCCTGCTGGTCATGCGCGAAAGCGCCAGCCAGTCGCAGGTGCTGATCAACGTGCTGCAACCGTGATGAGGGCGGCCATGAGCCATGTTTCGCGACAGGGTCTGCGCCGGTACCAGCGCGGGAGTGCGGTGGCCGAATACACCATCGTGGTGCTGTTCCTCGTGCTGGTGCTGATGGCCAATCCGGATGCCATCCCGAAGCTGATCCAGAGCCTCAAGGAGGCCTACAGCAGTTTCGTCTACGCATTATCCGTCAGTTGGATCTAAGGGAAGGGAACTCGTATGCCAAAGATCAACCGCAACCTGCTTTTTCTCGGGGTTGCCATCCTTCTGGGCATCGCTGCCAGTTTCATGGCGGTGCACTACATCAACAATAAGGTGGCCGAGCGCACCCAGGTCAAGCCGCAGGAAACACGCACCGTGGTGGTGCCGGTCCGCGACCTGGAGAAAGGCGTGCTGCTGAGCGATGACGACGTGGCCACGCGTGACGTGCCGGTGGAATTCGTGCCGGCGGACGCGCTCACGCCCGACAACTACCAGACCTATCTCGGGCAATTGCTTCGCTCGCCGCTAGGCAAAGGTGCGCCCATTCCGGGCAGCGCCATCGACCTGGTCAGCGATCATTTCTCCACCGTGATCGATCCGGGCAAGGTCGCCTACACCATCAGTGTCGACGAATCCGGCTCGGTGTCGGGCCTGATCGTGCCGGGCGACCACGTGGACATCATGTTGCTGCTCTCCGGCGAGGCCGCGGGCAAGGACCAGATCCGGCCGCTGCTCGGCGATGTGCTGGTGCTGGCGACCGGCAAGCGCGCGCAGGGCGTGAAGCCGTCCGGCGATGACGAGAGCTACTCCAACCTCACGCTGGGCCTCACGCCGGGTGATGCACAACGCCTGGGCATGGCGATGAAGGTGGGCGAACTGCGCGTGATGCTGCGCAGTGCGGGCAACAAGGATGCATTCGGGTTGGAGACGCTCAGCAAGGCGGATCTCTTGCGGATGGGCCGGCCTGTCGTGAGCGGCTCGGGCATCCAATTCATCATCGGCGGGAAACAGTAAGCATGGAAGCGATCAAGCGAATCGGAAAAACGTTGCTGCTGGGCATGCTCGTGGCAGGTGTGGGCGCGTCGGCCGAACCATCGACGGCCGCTGTGCCGTCGGCGACCAAGATCATCCCGGATACGGTGAGCATGTACGCGGGGCAGGCGCTGGTGCAGCAGGCGCCGGGCGCGCTCAGTCGCGTCGCCGTCGGCGACGGCAAGCTGCTGCAGGTCAAGGTGATCGGCACCAAGGAAATGGTGATGATCGCCAACGAACCCGGCGATACGTCGGTGCAGCTGTGGATGACCGACGGTACGCAGCGCAGCGTGAGCGTGCACGTGGTGGCCGGCAATGCCGACCAGGCGGCGGACCTGGTCGGCAGGCTGGTAGGCGACGGCAGCGGCATCCGCGTGAACGCCGTGGGCGGCAATGTGGTGATGACCGGCAATGATCTTTCGCCCGGTGACGTCGCCAAGGTTGCCGCGATCAAGAAGCTCTATCCGCAGGTGCTGGACTTCACCAGCGCCAATGCCGTCGACATGAAGCCGATGGTGATGATGCAGGTGCGCATCATGGAGTTCGACAAGAAAGCCATGAGCGACCTTGGCATCAAGTGGGACAGCATGATCGCCGGTCCCGGCGGCGGCCTGGTGCACGACTGGGTCACCAATCCCTTCTATCGACTCACCGATCCGGCCTTCAAGGGCATCGATGCCGCTGGCCAGGCCGTGCAATTGCCACTGCGCGTGCCGGGCACGGCTTCGTACTTCGGCATCGCCACGTCGATCGGTTCGCAGATCAACATCATGGAGCAGACCGGCAATGCCTGGGAGCTCGCCGCGCCGCAGCTGGCCGCGCGCAGCGGGGGCATCGCCGATTTCCTGGTCGGCGGCGAAGTACCGATTCCGATCACCCAGGGCCTGGGCGAGACCACGGTGGAATACAAGCAGTACGGCATCAAGCTGCACATCGCGCCCATCGTGAGCGCGACCGGCGACATTTCCACGGACATCGAGACCGAGATCAGCCGCATCGATCCCAGCGTCAACGTGCAGGGCT
The window above is part of the Dyella jiangningensis genome. Proteins encoded here:
- a CDS encoding pilus assembly protein TadG-related protein, whose protein sequence is MKGQALVLAIVSLLVLCLGVIVLFNTGQTVSKKVELVNTADAAAYSVGVEQARAFNLIAYMNRATVANQVAVAQMVSWYSWTNFMLRGTDNFKDAVQAIAILFDISIVGAEVGAALQEIVSALSEVKTAVQELRDGMQVAFSAGVTAISALDAAYSDASQLIAIGEPQSSLLLARKIVQLNTDNKATVGVRGMGLLETDAIAAAQYAKRYTIPTAGRRTADADRLANVVMEARDGFSKKRDGGIGPIHKRGGTDLVNYRDWVGVDTLNVKFRSFIPPVKIDVPLAWGGAAAVARTPASFRSVASPGINNGRGWDSPYEIDRGHYSRYADGLDNNAASGRVLSSPAMGGTSKAWLKSYSGTSPGLQDYNDVAADKATVPYDNGRSAMQNGVNKVDVGPVFTVLVEQPMNTVRTSENVQGIGGPPDFQTKDQAVADNMTALSSAQVYFSRPRELFANVIDSRRELGSLFSPYWQVRLIDTPCTVRQEVAVSYGTVAPCVK
- a CDS encoding TadE/TadG family type IV pilus assembly protein codes for the protein MEAKQRNGRHRRQGSGRRERGQSLVEMAVACIVLVPLAAGVMLLGQYIHVKQQTQAAARQAAWAATADRTLLSEQLPARGRVEQDLRVRQYGDAKEKLRSGQSAPRQFSDAMLTTFAGNELLKPNAVTLQVYKQESSPGFLDKGLAIVGKATKSLGNLPPNTKGLVTAEVHAKPEVILGRDGSPLAYLDPLDTMKLDFSSKTVLLADAWDAAGGGEDRNGKGISGASNRTVRNVIRPLVPTSLVGDKFDDATNNVMHLLGSIPFVNDIFTPGFDQFELGKMAPDVVPSDKLVKYADKR
- a CDS encoding type II and III secretion system protein family protein; its protein translation is MEAIKRIGKTLLLGMLVAGVGASAEPSTAAVPSATKIIPDTVSMYAGQALVQQAPGALSRVAVGDGKLLQVKVIGTKEMVMIANEPGDTSVQLWMTDGTQRSVSVHVVAGNADQAADLVGRLVGDGSGIRVNAVGGNVVMTGNDLSPGDVAKVAAIKKLYPQVLDFTSANAVDMKPMVMMQVRIMEFDKKAMSDLGIKWDSMIAGPGGGLVHDWVTNPFYRLTDPAFKGIDAAGQAVQLPLRVPGTASYFGIATSIGSQINIMEQTGNAWELAAPQLAARSGGIADFLVGGEVPIPITQGLGETTVEYKQYGIKLHIAPIVSATGDISTDIETEISRIDPSVNVQGYPGFITRRASAQLNVHEGDSIVISGLVDATASKTFDKVPGLGDVPILGSLFRSRNFQRNRTDLVIFVTPVVIDASSPRNHELIEKSDRLRDDMRKVAGSDIVD
- the cpaB gene encoding Flp pilus assembly protein CpaB; translated protein: MPKINRNLLFLGVAILLGIAASFMAVHYINNKVAERTQVKPQETRTVVVPVRDLEKGVLLSDDDVATRDVPVEFVPADALTPDNYQTYLGQLLRSPLGKGAPIPGSAIDLVSDHFSTVIDPGKVAYTISVDESGSVSGLIVPGDHVDIMLLLSGEAAGKDQIRPLLGDVLVLATGKRAQGVKPSGDDESYSNLTLGLTPGDAQRLGMAMKVGELRVMLRSAGNKDAFGLETLSKADLLRMGRPVVSGSGIQFIIGGKQ